A genome region from Aurantiacibacter sp. MUD61 includes the following:
- the rlmB gene encoding 23S rRNA (guanosine(2251)-2'-O)-methyltransferase RlmB, with protein sequence MAKGKGKKGLRGRAGRMQGGRGSGRAAKGNVRLWGRHAVEAALKNPRREHIKLWATLEGIDSLDGELPPDFPLERAEVADLARLVAKDAPHQGLVLECAPLDDLHLSDVMDSDPSRPIVVLDQVTDPHNVGAILRSAAAFNAAAIVTQDRHAPPEGGVIGKSASGALETVPWVRVVNLARALEEMADAGYWRIGLAGEAEATLAEALPAGPVAIVLGAEGEGMRHNVGQHCDALAKLPISEEMESLNVSNAGAIALYAIATRG encoded by the coding sequence ATGGCCAAAGGCAAAGGTAAAAAGGGTCTGCGCGGGCGCGCTGGCCGCATGCAGGGCGGGCGCGGTTCGGGCCGCGCGGCGAAGGGTAATGTGCGCCTTTGGGGCCGACATGCGGTCGAAGCGGCGCTGAAGAACCCGAGGCGCGAGCACATCAAGCTGTGGGCAACCCTGGAAGGCATCGATTCGCTCGATGGAGAGCTTCCGCCCGATTTCCCGCTGGAGCGAGCCGAAGTTGCCGACCTTGCGCGGCTGGTGGCCAAGGATGCGCCGCACCAGGGCCTGGTGCTAGAATGTGCGCCGCTCGACGATCTGCACCTGTCCGACGTGATGGATTCCGATCCCTCGCGGCCAATCGTCGTGCTCGATCAGGTCACCGATCCCCACAATGTCGGCGCTATCCTCCGCTCTGCCGCTGCGTTCAACGCTGCTGCGATCGTCACACAGGATCGCCATGCCCCGCCCGAAGGCGGCGTGATCGGCAAGAGCGCATCGGGCGCGCTGGAGACAGTGCCTTGGGTGCGCGTCGTCAACCTGGCGCGCGCGCTCGAAGAAATGGCGGATGCCGGATACTGGCGGATCGGTCTGGCAGGTGAAGCAGAGGCAACGCTGGCAGAAGCGCTACCCGCGGGGCCAGTCGCGATCGTTCTCGGCGCAGAAGGTGAAGGCATGCGACACAATGTCGGCCAGCATTGCGATGCTCTCGCCAAGCTGCCGATCAGTGAAGAGATGGAAAGCCTCAATGTCTCCAACGCCGGAGCCATCGCGCTATACGCCATTGCGACGCGCGGCTGA
- a CDS encoding malate synthase G, translated as MNTEALAEIDRPEHSEGSAEGYTLRADLRVAEELAAFVENEVLPGTGVDTEAFWQGLAAIAAEYAPRNRELLLTRARLQDAVNVWHRDNPKADRGAPESFLREIGYLVPEPEPFTIGTSNVDAEIATIAGPQLVVPVLNARFLLNAINARWGSLYDAFYGTDALDGSTPPAGQYDTDRGAQVIARAKAFLDDSVPLAEGSWAEWTGGVPTLANTDQLRGTAGDNLILRNNGLHIEVVIDPEHPIGKTDPAGIADIRLEAAVSTIVDLEDSVAAVDAEDKVAAYRNWLGAMTGHLRARFTKNGETVLRKPAEDRSFTDMEGNAQDLRTRSLLLVRNVGHLMTTPAVLLPDDSEMPEGILDAAITTLIGLHDLKSLGPLQSSTAGSIYVVKPKMHGPEECAFTNDLFDAVEDMLGLARDTVKVGVMDEERRTSANLAACIHAVKDRIFFINTGFLDRTGDEIHTSMLAGPMARKAEIKQAEWIAAYEDRNVQIGLACGFAGRAQIGKGMWAAPDRMQQMLNEKSGHPASGASTAWVPSPTAAVLHASHYHACDVSERQRERADETVVPLGKLLTVPLAEDANWSDEDIAEELRNSVQGILGYMVRWIDQGVGCSKVPDIHDVGLMEDRATLRISSQHIANWLQHGIVDRLMIDEALHEMAAKVDAQNAGDPAYTPMAPNMRTSIAVAAARELIITGAQQPSGYTEPVLHRARARAKAACAA; from the coding sequence ATGAATACTGAGGCCCTGGCAGAAATAGATCGGCCCGAGCACTCCGAAGGCAGCGCGGAGGGATACACCCTTCGCGCTGACCTCAGGGTCGCAGAGGAGCTCGCGGCATTTGTCGAAAACGAAGTGCTGCCCGGCACTGGTGTCGACACCGAAGCATTCTGGCAGGGCCTTGCTGCCATCGCAGCGGAATATGCACCGCGCAATCGCGAGCTTTTGCTCACCCGTGCGCGGCTGCAGGACGCAGTAAACGTTTGGCATCGCGATAATCCCAAGGCGGATCGCGGTGCGCCCGAAAGCTTCCTGCGCGAGATTGGCTATCTGGTGCCCGAGCCGGAGCCATTCACGATCGGCACCAGCAATGTGGACGCAGAAATCGCGACCATCGCTGGGCCGCAATTGGTGGTGCCAGTGCTCAATGCCCGCTTTCTGCTGAATGCGATCAATGCGCGCTGGGGCAGTCTGTATGACGCTTTTTACGGCACGGATGCGCTGGACGGCTCCACGCCTCCGGCGGGTCAATACGACACCGATCGCGGCGCGCAGGTTATCGCGCGGGCCAAGGCTTTTCTGGATGACTCAGTGCCGCTGGCCGAGGGATCCTGGGCCGAGTGGACGGGCGGCGTACCCACCCTCGCCAATACAGACCAACTGCGCGGGACGGCAGGGGATAATCTGATTCTGCGCAACAATGGCCTGCATATCGAAGTGGTGATCGACCCAGAACACCCCATCGGCAAAACGGACCCCGCGGGCATCGCCGACATTCGCCTCGAAGCGGCGGTGTCCACCATCGTCGACCTTGAAGACTCGGTCGCGGCTGTCGATGCGGAGGACAAGGTCGCCGCCTATCGCAACTGGCTCGGCGCGATGACAGGCCATCTGCGCGCGCGCTTCACCAAGAACGGCGAGACAGTGCTGCGCAAGCCTGCAGAGGATCGCAGCTTCACCGATATGGAGGGCAACGCTCAGGACCTTCGCACGCGAAGTCTTTTGCTCGTCCGCAATGTCGGGCACCTGATGACCACTCCCGCGGTTTTGCTGCCCGACGACTCCGAAATGCCCGAAGGCATTCTCGATGCCGCCATTACCACGCTGATCGGCCTCCATGATTTGAAATCGCTCGGCCCGCTGCAAAGCTCGACCGCGGGCAGCATCTATGTGGTCAAACCCAAGATGCACGGGCCCGAAGAATGCGCCTTCACGAACGATCTTTTTGACGCGGTCGAGGATATGCTCGGCCTTGCGCGCGACACGGTGAAAGTTGGCGTCATGGATGAGGAACGCCGCACCAGTGCCAATCTCGCCGCCTGCATCCACGCGGTGAAGGATCGCATCTTCTTCATTAATACGGGCTTCCTCGATCGCACGGGCGATGAGATCCACACTTCGATGCTGGCCGGCCCGATGGCGCGCAAGGCGGAGATCAAACAGGCCGAATGGATCGCGGCCTATGAAGATCGCAATGTGCAGATCGGCCTTGCCTGCGGTTTTGCCGGGCGGGCACAAATCGGGAAAGGCATGTGGGCCGCACCTGACCGGATGCAGCAAATGCTCAACGAAAAGTCGGGCCACCCTGCGAGCGGAGCCAGCACCGCCTGGGTCCCCTCACCCACGGCGGCCGTGCTTCACGCATCGCATTATCACGCTTGCGATGTCTCAGAACGCCAGCGTGAGCGCGCGGATGAAACCGTGGTGCCGCTCGGCAAGCTGCTGACCGTGCCACTCGCCGAAGATGCGAATTGGTCTGACGAGGACATCGCCGAAGAATTGCGCAACAGTGTGCAGGGCATCCTCGGCTATATGGTGCGCTGGATCGATCAGGGCGTCGGTTGCTCCAAAGTGCCCGACATTCACGATGTCGGCCTGATGGAAGACCGCGCGACCCTTCGCATTTCCAGCCAACACATCGCCAATTGGCTGCAGCATGGCATTGTCGATCGCCTGATGATCGATGAGGCGCTGCACGAAATGGCGGCGAAGGTCGATGCGCAAAATGCAGGCGATCCCGCCTACACGCCGATGGCACCTAACATGCGGACCAGCATTGCCGTCGCCGCCGCACGCGAGCTGATCATCACAGGCGCGCAGCAGCCGTCCGGCTATACCGAACCCGTCCTGCACCGCGCCCGCGCCCGAGCGAAGGCGGCCTGCGCTGCCTGA
- a CDS encoding isocitrate lyase, whose product MTYFAEIHRQTGIKQKSGQNWEAIDPEFAARLRVQNRFQSGLDIARYTAKIMREDMDAYDKDPAAYTQSLGCWHGFIGQQKMISIKKHFGTTKGKYLYLSGWMVAALRSEFGPLPDQSMHEKTSVPALIEELYTFLRQADARELGGLFRDLDAAREAGDEEAAARAQQAIDNHQTHVVPIIADIDAGFGNAEATYLLAKKMIEAGACALQIENQVSDEKQCGHQDGKVTVPHEDFLQKIRAIRYAFLELGVPDGIIVARTDSLGAGLTKQIAYTKEPGDLGDQYNAFLDCEEVDTAAIGNGEVLISREGKLLRPKRLPSNLYQFRAGTGEDRCVLDCITALQNGADLLWIETEKPHIGQIGGMVSRIREVIPNAKLVYNNSPSFNWTLNFRQQVYDKWEEEGRDLTDFDRTSLMSQHYDDSELAKEADERIRTFQADAAREAGIFHHLITLPTYHTAALSTDNLAKRYFGEEGMLGYVKQVQREEIRQGIACVKHQNMAGSDIGDDHKEAFAGEAALKAGGKDNTMNQFAA is encoded by the coding sequence ATGACTTACTTTGCAGAAATTCACCGCCAGACCGGCATCAAGCAAAAGAGCGGACAGAACTGGGAAGCTATCGACCCTGAATTCGCCGCTCGCCTGCGCGTCCAGAACCGCTTTCAGAGCGGCCTCGACATTGCCCGCTACACGGCAAAGATCATGCGCGAAGACATGGATGCCTATGACAAGGATCCGGCGGCTTACACCCAGTCGCTCGGCTGCTGGCATGGTTTCATCGGTCAGCAGAAGATGATCAGCATCAAGAAGCATTTCGGGACGACCAAGGGCAAATACCTTTATCTGTCGGGCTGGATGGTGGCCGCTCTCCGCAGCGAATTCGGCCCCCTGCCCGATCAGTCGATGCACGAAAAGACCAGCGTTCCCGCGCTGATCGAAGAGCTTTACACCTTCCTGCGCCAGGCCGATGCCCGCGAGCTGGGTGGCCTGTTCCGCGATCTCGATGCAGCCCGCGAAGCTGGTGACGAAGAAGCCGCCGCCCGCGCCCAGCAGGCGATCGACAACCACCAGACGCATGTCGTGCCGATCATCGCCGATATCGATGCAGGTTTCGGCAATGCCGAGGCAACCTACCTGCTCGCCAAGAAGATGATCGAAGCGGGCGCCTGTGCCCTGCAGATCGAGAACCAGGTTTCGGACGAGAAGCAGTGCGGCCACCAGGACGGCAAGGTTACCGTTCCGCATGAGGACTTCCTGCAGAAGATCCGCGCGATCCGTTACGCCTTCCTCGAACTCGGCGTTCCCGATGGCATCATTGTTGCCCGCACCGACTCGCTCGGCGCAGGCCTGACGAAGCAGATCGCCTACACGAAAGAGCCCGGCGACCTCGGCGACCAGTACAATGCTTTCCTCGATTGCGAGGAAGTGGACACTGCGGCGATCGGCAATGGAGAGGTGCTGATCAGCCGCGAGGGCAAGCTCCTTCGCCCGAAGCGCTTGCCCTCCAACCTCTACCAGTTCCGCGCTGGCACCGGCGAAGACCGCTGCGTGCTCGACTGCATCACTGCGCTTCAGAACGGAGCGGACCTGCTGTGGATCGAAACCGAGAAGCCGCACATCGGCCAGATAGGCGGAATGGTGAGCCGCATTCGCGAGGTCATTCCGAATGCCAAACTCGTCTACAACAATTCGCCGAGCTTCAACTGGACGCTCAACTTCCGCCAGCAAGTCTATGACAAGTGGGAGGAAGAAGGCCGCGACCTGACCGATTTCGATCGCACCAGCCTGATGAGCCAGCACTATGATGACAGCGAGTTGGCGAAGGAAGCCGACGAACGCATTCGCACCTTCCAGGCCGACGCTGCTCGCGAAGCTGGCATCTTCCACCACCTCATCACGCTGCCGACCTATCACACGGCTGCGCTGAGCACGGACAACCTCGCCAAGCGCTACTTCGGCGAAGAGGGCATGCTCGGCTACGTCAAGCAGGTCCAGCGCGAGGAAATCCGCCAGGGCATCGCCTGCGTGAAGCATCAGAACATGGCCGGATCGGACATCGGCGATGATCACAAGGAAGCCTTCGCCGGCGAAGCTGCCCTGAAGGCAGGCGGCAAGGACAACACGATGAACCAATTCGCAGCCTAG
- a CDS encoding helix-turn-helix domain-containing protein, with protein MAGKALYLGPRLKKLRRDLGLTQAIMATDLDISSSYIALMERNQRPVTAEMLLKLATTYRIDVGELADEDADETAKRLQGVLKDPIFADIAIEPLDIEDIATSYPGMAEALLRLHTAFGEEQLALAERHETSAIPGAKAEEGAGRSDPVGEARAFLAARRNCFPELDDTAAQAARALDSYEAMRDHLAQQHGLELRLTDDGLLRGALRWHDYHRRRVYIAERLDHAGRRFQAALQIAILEQEAPITELVAESRLASDDGKRLVRRALQSYWAAALLMPYRSFKRAAEDLRYDVEALGSRFTVSFEQVAHRLTTLQRPGDEGVPFFFLRVDRAGNVSKRLDGAGFPFARHGGGCPLWNVHRVFDRPAEVDAQLIELPDGERYVSIARMVRGGGGSFGASSVNRAVAITCSASNLDMLVYGDTLKDAEPTPIGVACRMCHRPRCVARSAPPMGREIVPSRFRESGVPFDFSVD; from the coding sequence ATGGCAGGCAAGGCGCTGTATCTTGGGCCAAGATTGAAGAAGCTGCGGCGCGATCTCGGCCTGACGCAGGCGATCATGGCGACCGATCTGGATATTTCGTCAAGCTATATCGCCCTGATGGAGCGTAATCAGCGGCCCGTTACGGCCGAAATGCTGCTGAAGCTCGCCACCACCTATCGTATCGATGTGGGTGAATTGGCGGATGAAGATGCGGATGAGACGGCCAAGCGCCTGCAGGGCGTGCTGAAAGATCCGATCTTCGCCGACATTGCGATCGAACCGCTCGACATCGAGGATATCGCGACGAGCTATCCCGGCATGGCGGAAGCGCTACTGCGGCTGCACACCGCTTTCGGTGAAGAACAGCTCGCTTTGGCAGAGCGGCATGAGACAAGCGCCATCCCGGGCGCCAAGGCAGAGGAGGGAGCAGGACGATCCGATCCTGTTGGAGAGGCGCGCGCGTTTCTGGCGGCGCGGCGCAATTGCTTTCCTGAACTGGATGACACAGCCGCACAGGCGGCGCGCGCGCTCGATTCCTACGAAGCGATGCGCGATCATCTGGCGCAGCAGCATGGGCTGGAGCTGCGCCTGACCGACGATGGCCTGCTGCGCGGCGCACTGCGGTGGCACGATTATCACCGCCGCCGCGTCTATATTGCTGAGCGGCTCGACCATGCGGGGCGCCGCTTCCAGGCTGCACTGCAGATCGCGATTCTCGAACAGGAAGCGCCGATTACCGAACTGGTGGCGGAAAGCCGCCTCGCCAGCGATGACGGCAAGCGACTGGTGCGGCGCGCGCTGCAATCTTATTGGGCGGCAGCACTGCTGATGCCATATCGCAGCTTTAAGCGGGCAGCCGAGGATCTTCGCTATGATGTGGAGGCGCTGGGCTCGCGCTTCACCGTCAGTTTCGAGCAGGTTGCGCATCGGCTTACGACTTTGCAGCGGCCCGGCGATGAAGGCGTGCCGTTCTTCTTCCTGCGGGTGGACCGGGCCGGCAATGTCTCCAAGCGGCTCGACGGAGCAGGCTTTCCGTTTGCCCGGCACGGCGGGGGTTGCCCCTTATGGAATGTCCACCGCGTGTTCGACCGTCCGGCCGAAGTGGACGCGCAGCTGATCGAATTGCCCGACGGCGAACGCTACGTTTCGATTGCACGCATGGTGCGGGGAGGGGGCGGCAGCTTTGGCGCGAGCAGTGTCAATCGCGCCGTCGCCATCACCTGTTCGGCGAGTAATCTCGATATGCTGGTCTATGGCGATACGCTGAAGGATGCCGAGCCAACGCCCATCGGGGTCGCCTGCCGCATGTGCCATCGCCCGCGCTGCGTGGCGCGATCCGCGCCGCCCATGGGCCGTGAAATCGTGCCCTCGCGCTTCCGCGAAAGCGGTGTTCCGTTCGATTTCTCGGTGGATTGA
- a CDS encoding phosphatidylserine decarboxylase yields the protein MAGELKDNRGRGEAEWGLPAIHPEGRKYGVIAVGISLIFLLLLDWEIIGWPLLALSAGVFAFFRDPERVVPQDDRAIISPADGLVTLISQVPPPRELQGSDGDGSEGLGAEPVTRISIFMSVFDLHINRAPIAGTIRRIVYVPGTFMNADLDKASEDNERQHMLVERADGTRIGFTQIAGLIARRIVPFVKPGDIVAAGQRVGLIRFGSRVDVYLPAGTDPKVLLGQRVVAGETVLAEIGTQALLEGVSQ from the coding sequence ATGGCTGGTGAACTGAAAGACAATCGCGGTCGCGGTGAGGCGGAATGGGGCTTGCCCGCAATCCACCCCGAAGGCCGCAAATATGGTGTTATCGCGGTCGGAATTTCGCTGATTTTCCTGCTGCTGCTGGATTGGGAAATTATCGGCTGGCCGCTGCTTGCCCTGTCGGCGGGCGTATTTGCCTTCTTCCGAGATCCTGAGCGTGTCGTGCCGCAGGATGACCGGGCGATCATTTCCCCGGCAGACGGGCTGGTCACACTGATTTCGCAAGTGCCGCCGCCCCGCGAATTGCAGGGCAGCGACGGCGATGGCTCGGAGGGATTGGGCGCTGAGCCTGTCACCCGTATCTCCATCTTCATGTCGGTGTTCGATTTGCACATCAATCGCGCGCCGATTGCGGGCACGATTCGGCGCATCGTCTATGTGCCCGGTACGTTCATGAATGCCGATCTCGACAAGGCGAGCGAGGATAACGAGCGCCAGCACATGCTGGTGGAGCGCGCCGATGGAACGCGCATCGGCTTTACCCAGATTGCCGGTTTGATCGCGCGGCGCATCGTGCCGTTCGTGAAGCCGGGAGACATTGTCGCCGCCGGGCAGCGGGTCGGCCTGATCCGCTTCGGCAGCCGGGTGGATGTGTATCTGCCTGCCGGTACTGATCCAAAGGTGCTGCTGGGTCAGCGCGTGGTGGCCGGTGAAACCGTGCTTGCAGAAATCGGGACCCAAGCGCTGCTTGAAGGCGTTAGCCAGTAA
- a CDS encoding CDP-alcohol phosphatidyltransferase family protein, with the protein MDTPKDEFDEDATATPGPAWLGPKASEHEHVTRSRAGRGLSMRAVLPNAITAAALCSGLTSILFAVGGQWDRAVFAMIIAGILDMMDGRVARLLKAQSRFGAELDSLSDSASFGIAPALVLYLWSLVEMPRFGWLAALAYAICCALRLARFNAQIDVDDQPHKSAGFLTGVPAPMGAGFAFMPVYLWLATDEPIFRDPLLVGPWLMFVALMMVSNVATPSWKSLNPPNSLKLAFIALAALLVGGLLIETWWTLILIGVVYLALIAWSIMSYEKVKRARHAKSAPKPDTPAPERKPLAVDEVERSLSAERDQ; encoded by the coding sequence ATGGACACCCCGAAAGACGAATTCGACGAAGACGCAACTGCGACACCGGGCCCTGCGTGGCTCGGGCCCAAGGCCAGCGAGCATGAGCATGTGACACGCTCTCGCGCCGGTCGCGGTCTGTCGATGCGCGCCGTATTGCCCAATGCGATTACGGCGGCTGCGCTGTGTTCCGGCCTTACTAGCATCCTGTTCGCTGTCGGTGGACAATGGGACCGGGCGGTCTTCGCCATGATCATTGCTGGCATCCTCGACATGATGGATGGCCGCGTCGCCCGCTTGCTGAAGGCACAGTCGCGCTTCGGTGCAGAGCTGGACAGCCTGTCCGATTCGGCGAGTTTTGGCATTGCGCCCGCGCTGGTGCTGTACCTTTGGTCGCTAGTGGAGATGCCGCGCTTCGGCTGGCTGGCGGCGCTCGCCTATGCGATTTGCTGCGCACTGCGCCTCGCGCGTTTCAATGCCCAGATCGATGTCGATGACCAGCCGCACAAATCGGCAGGCTTCCTCACCGGTGTTCCGGCACCGATGGGAGCGGGCTTTGCCTTCATGCCGGTCTATCTCTGGCTCGCGACCGATGAGCCGATCTTCCGCGATCCGCTTCTGGTCGGCCCTTGGCTGATGTTTGTGGCCCTGATGATGGTTTCCAACGTTGCGACGCCCAGCTGGAAGTCCTTAAATCCACCGAACAGCCTGAAGTTGGCCTTCATTGCCTTGGCCGCACTTCTTGTTGGCGGTTTGCTAATCGAGACCTGGTGGACTTTGATACTGATCGGCGTCGTCTATCTCGCGCTCATCGCTTGGTCGATAATGTCCTATGAGAAGGTGAAGCGCGCTCGCCATGCGAAGTCGGCTCCTAAGCCGGACACGCCAGCGCCCGAGCGAAAGCCTCTTGCGGTTGACGAAGTGGAACGGTCACTGTCTGCGGAGCGCGATCAATAG
- the rpsB gene encoding 30S ribosomal protein S2, with amino-acid sequence MAAPTVTMQQLIEAGAHFGHQTHRWNPRMKPYIFGDRNGVHIIDLSQTVPMFARALDFVQQTARAGGKVLFVGTKRQAQEPIAQAARACGQHFVNHRWLGGMLTNWKTISGSIRELKSLEEKLSGDTSLLTKKEVLQLTRKKDKLELSLGGIRDMGGVPDVMFVIDANKEDLAIKEANVLGIPVVAVLDTNVDPEGIAFPIPGNDDASRAVRLYCDAVAQAAMSGKGEGVVDSGADIGAMDTPPAEAAAEEAPKADA; translated from the coding sequence ATGGCGGCACCTACCGTCACGATGCAGCAATTGATCGAGGCCGGCGCACACTTCGGCCACCAGACCCACCGCTGGAACCCGCGGATGAAGCCGTATATCTTCGGCGACCGCAACGGCGTTCACATCATCGACCTGTCGCAGACCGTGCCGATGTTCGCGCGCGCTCTCGATTTCGTGCAGCAGACGGCCCGCGCAGGCGGCAAGGTCCTGTTCGTCGGCACCAAGCGCCAGGCACAGGAGCCGATCGCTCAGGCAGCTCGCGCATGTGGCCAGCACTTCGTCAACCACCGCTGGCTGGGCGGCATGCTCACCAACTGGAAGACGATCTCGGGCTCGATCCGCGAACTCAAGTCGCTGGAAGAAAAGCTTTCGGGCGACACCAGCCTTCTCACCAAGAAGGAAGTTCTGCAGCTGACCCGCAAGAAGGACAAGCTGGAGCTTTCGCTCGGCGGCATCCGCGACATGGGCGGCGTTCCGGACGTGATGTTCGTGATTGACGCTAACAAGGAAGATCTCGCGATCAAGGAAGCCAACGTGCTTGGCATCCCCGTCGTCGCTGTGCTCGACACCAATGTCGATCCGGAAGGCATCGCTTTCCCGATCCCCGGCAATGACGATGCTTCGCGCGCTGTCCGCCTGTATTGCGACGCGGTCGCCCAGGCTGCGATGAGCGGCAAGGGTGAAGGCGTTGTGGATTCGGGTGCCGATATCGGTGCCATGGACACGCCGCCGGCAGAAGCTGCTGCTGAAGAAGCTCCGAAGGCAGACGCCTGA